DNA from Drosophila busckii strain San Diego stock center, stock number 13000-0081.31 chromosome 2R, ASM1175060v1, whole genome shotgun sequence:
TTTTAGTGTAAGATGATATGTGCTAATTTCTGTTGTTTTGTGCTGGATGATAGCTGTTTGCTtgctaacagcaacagctgcttagCATAAAAGTAACATTTGCTGTTAAGTGCCGAAACTTTCTGTTATTGCTGCAACACTGCACagctgttgttttgtttttgtgtttttgtgctgttttttgataaaagtaaataaataaaatgaaaaaggtGTTGGTAACAGGCGGCACAGGCTTAGTAGGCAAAGCGCTGCAAGCTATTATTAAGGAACAACAGCCAAGCGATGAGGAATGGTTTTTTGCCGGCAGCAAAGATGCGGACCTAACGTAAATGTTTACAAATGAAAGTTAATATAAACGTAATATgagttattgtttttatagtaATGCAGCTGCCACGCAAGCATTATTTGATAAAGTTAAACCGACTCATGTGATACACTTGGCTGCCATGGTGGGTGGACTATTCCATAATATGAACAACAATTTGGATTTCTTGGTAAGCTGTGAGCTGTGCTAACAGcagttgcttttaataaagtttaccAATCGTAGCGCAATAACCTGCTGATCAACGATCATGTGTTGCAAACTGCACATGAACATGGCTGCCACAAGGTTGTCTCCTGTCTCTCCACATGCATTTTTCCCGACAAGACCACTTATCCCATAGATGAAACTATGGTGCACAACGGACCACCGCATAGTTCCAATTATGGCTACTCGTATGCCAAGCGCCTAATCGATGTGCAGAATCATGCGTATTATGATAAGCATGGGCATTTATTTACCTCTGTGATACCCTGTAATATATTTGGACCGCACGACAATTACAGACCAGAGGGGCATGTTATACCAGGCATGATAAGTCGCATGTATGAgctgcgccagcaacagccagAGCTGCCCGAGGAGCAAAAGGTGTTTACAGTCTATGGCAGTGGCAAGCCGTTGCGGCAGTTTATCTACTCCTTAGATCTGGCCAAGCTGATGATCTGGGTGCTAAGAGAGTACCAGAGCGTGGAGCCCATTGTGCTGAGTGTGGATGAGGCAGCGGAAGTTAGCATCTATGAAGTGGCTGAGGCTatagctgctgcatttaagtttaaggtgagctgcagtcaaagcaagcaaatcaaacattgctatatataaaattgcaggGTCAACTGATTTGTGATACCAGCAAAGCTGATGGACAGCATAAGAAGACCGCGTCTAATGCCAAGTTGCGCGCACTTTTGCCAGATTTTGAATTCACAGACTTCAAAAGCGCCATACAATCTTCAGTGCTTTGGTATATTGAAAACTATGCAGCAGCTAGAAATTGAAtttggaaaataaaaatgcacaattttttacgatttatatgctaaataatttctctttatttaaaaattaaataagaagcTAAATTTAGATGCATAGAGACACTTTATACAacatgttttttgtattttaacattattacattatatatttatacgaTATAGGAAGGAGCTCTTAATCAAAATTAGAGCTTTAGGCTATGTCTTGTTTTTcgagttgtgtgtgtgtgtgagagaaaaatatataatgcaaaaataaggctaagtttatgtatattatgtgTGTATAATCTCAATATTCTTTAGTGAAAGTGAGTGaaagttttgcttaattttttttgtgcgtttttttttgttttgttacttGGCAACCTagacttaaaattaaaatattttacaacttGCTGAACGACTTCTACGTAGTGttgcaaactatttttttgtaataatttcgCTGGcagttacaaattaaaagaattattgTTGAAATAACAGTGCAAAGTGCAAACTGTAGTTTcgaataaattagaaaatggGAGGAGTAGGCGAGcgagtgtgtgggtgtgtgagtgagtgggtgggtgggggcgTGTGTGGATTAGCGGTACGTATAACAGCAGTGCAAAAGTtggctaaattaaaaatagttcaactatataaaaaaaaaaacgtttgcAACGGTTACatttttgattattgtttaaaaacgctta
Protein-coding regions in this window:
- the LOC108595910 gene encoding probable GDP-L-fucose synthase — encoded protein: MKKVLVTGGTGLVGKALQAIIKEQQPSDEEWFFAGSKDADLTNAAATQALFDKVKPTHVIHLAAMVGGLFHNMNNNLDFLRNNLLINDHVLQTAHEHGCHKVVSCLSTCIFPDKTTYPIDETMVHNGPPHSSNYGYSYAKRLIDVQNHAYYDKHGHLFTSVIPCNIFGPHDNYRPEGHVIPGMISRMYELRQQQPELPEEQKVFTVYGSGKPLRQFIYSLDLAKLMIWVLREYQSVEPIVLSVDEAAEVSIYEVAEAIAAAFKFKGQLICDTSKADGQHKKTASNAKLRALLPDFEFTDFKSAIQSSVLWYIENYAAARN